From Alphaproteobacteria bacterium:
TCGCGCCCGACGCCTTCGTCGCCTCGACGGCGGTGGTCGCCGGCGACGTCTGGGTCGGCGCGCAGACCGGCCTGTGGTTCGGCGTGATCGTGCGCGGCGATGTGAATGTGGTGCGAATCGGCGCGCGCACCAACATCCAGGACGGCACGGTGGTGCATGTGTCGCGGATCGGGCAGGGCACCCATATCGGCGACGACGTCACGGTCGGCCACATGGCGCTGCTGCACGACTGCACCCTGCACGACGGCTGCTTCGTCGGCATGCAGGCCTGCGTGATGGACGGCGCGGTGGTGGAAAGCGGCGCGATGGTCGCCGCCGGCGCGCTGGTGACGCCGGGCAAGCGCGTGCCGGCCGGCGAGGTCTGGGCCGGCCGGCCGGCCAAGGCGATCCGCCGGCTGACGCCGGAAGAGGCGGCCGACATCCCGGCCAGCGCCGCCCGCTACGCCGCGCTGGCCGCCGAATACCGCGACGCCGGTTGACCGCGATGCGGCTCGCGCTGATCGCGGCGACCAGCAAGCCCGGGCGCCGGGTCGCCGCGGCGATGGTCGCGGCCGGCCACGACGTCGTCGCGGTCGGCCGCGATGCCGAGCGCCTGCGCGCGCGGGCGCCGGGCTGCACCCACCGGCTGTGCGACCTGACCCGGCCGGAGGGCTGCCGGCCGCACTGGCCGGGGCGACCCACGTGGTCAGCCTGGCCCACGCCCGCTTGCCGGGGCCGTGCTGCAGGCTCTGCCGCCGACCTGCGTCCGCGCGATCGTCACCGGCAGCACGCGCAAGTTCACGCGCCTGCCCGACGCCGCGGCCGACGCGGTGCGGGCGGGCGAGGCGGCATTCCAGGCGTTCCGCGCCGCTTCGCCGGTCGAGGCGGTGATGCTGCATCCGTCGATGATCTATGGGCTGGAGGGCGAGCGCACGGTCAGCGTGCTGACCGGCTACTATCGGCGCTGGCCGCGCATCCTGCCGGTGCCGACCCCGCTGCCTCGACGGCGGCCGCCACAGCGTGCAGCCGGTCCACGGCGACGACGTGGTGGCGGCGTTCATGGCGGCGCTGACCGCGCCGGAGGCACCCGGCGAGCCGATCGTGCTGGCCGGGCCGGCGCCGATCAGCTATCGCGATTTCGCCCGCGCCTGCGCGGCCGCGGTCGGCCGCCGCGCCTGGATCGTGCCGGTGCCGGTGCGGCCGGTGGCGGCGCTGCTCGACGGGCTCGCCGCCTGCGGCTGCGGCTGCCGGTCGGCGGCGACGCTGCGGCGTACGGCCGAGGACAAGGCGTTCGACGTCGGCCCGGCCCGACGCCGCCTCGGCATCGAGTTCCGCCCGTTCACACCGACCGGCCGGCCGGCCTGACGACGCCGAAGGCCGGCCGGCGCCGCGCGCTCTGCCTGTGCGCCGCGGGCCGGCCGGCCCGATCGCCGGTTGCCGTCTGGATGCTGGCGCGGCCGCGTGCAGCGGGCCTGCGCCGGGTGCTGCCCCCACGGATCCTCCCCCACAAGGATGACCGTGGCGGCAGCGATTGCGCTCGCGGAACGCCCGCCGCTATGCCGGTCCCCACTCGGCCGGCAAGCAGTGCGGCGGCGTTGGGCTGTCGTGCGCCGCGCCGATCCAACCGTCGGCGGCGCCGCAGACCACCGCCCGGGCGTCGCGCTCGCCGAACAGGTCGCCGGTGAGCGCGATGAGCGCTGCGGCGCCGCACAACAGACCTGCCGAAATGAGCTTGCCCATGAGTCCCCCACCGATGGGCGCCCCGACAGCGCGTGCGGCGACAAGCGGGAAGGTACGGATCGGCACGGCGGATTCCCAACTACATTTGTTAGACAAATGCGAAGAAATGTAACGGAACGCCGCGAAATGCCGCGGGCGGTGTCGCGCCGTTTGCATCCCGGCGGCGGCGACCGCATCCTGGGCCATGGACACGCACGCATCGCCGACAGCGATCCGGCCGGCCGTCGCGGCGGATGCCGACGGCATCTGGGCGATCTTCCACGCCGTGGTCCGCGCCGGCGACGCCTATGCCTTCCCGCCGGATACCGACCGGGCGACCGCGCTGGCCTATTGGCTCGCCGCCGACAAGCACGCCTTCGTCGCCGAGGCCGACGGCGCCGTCGTCGGCAGCTACATCGTCAAGGACAACCAGCCCGGGCTGGGCGCGCACGTTGCCAACGCCAGCTTCATGGTTGCGCCGGCCGCGCGCGGCCGCGGCGTCGGCCGGCTGCTGGGCGCGCATGCGCTGGCCGAGGCACGGCGGCTCGGCTATCGCGCGATGCAGTTCAACCTGGTGGTCAGCACCAACGCCCCGCCGTCGCGCTGTGGCGCGACCTGGGCTTCGCGGTGATCGGCACCATCCCGGAGGCGTTCGACAACCTGGCGCTGGGCCGCCTGGTCGACGCCCATGTGATGTACCGGAGGCTGTGAGGCAGACCGCTTTAGGGATAGGGCCGGTAGTTCCGCTCCGAGACGCCTGCGCCCGGGTCGGCCTGGCCGCCGAAATTGCCGGGCAGCAAGTCGAACAGGGCAAGTTCGCTGCTGAGCGGCAGATAGATGCACGATCCCCAGTTCGCCTCGCCGGCGGGGAAGGTGGGCCACAGCACCGTCGCCCCCGGATAGCGGTGGCTGGCGCCGGCAACGATCAGCATTTCATATGCCTTCTGCTGCAGATTGGTGGGGCCGACGCCATCCCCAGCCGCAAACACGATGGTGTCGATCGGCACGCCGCCGACCGCGACGACCATGCTGACGAGGCCGGCGAGGATCGCCCTGGGATCGGGGTTTGCGGCGTAGTGGCCGACGGCGCCGATGCCGTTGGCCTTGTGTACCACGATGATCTGGCACGGACCGGCGCCCTGGGTGCCGAGTGCGGTGGCCTGCGCAGTGTTGTTGGCCACGCAATAGCCGCCCATGCCGGCCCCGCCGCGGTGACGAAGATTGATTCTGAGAGCGCGGTCGAGGATGTCGTTGGCCAGGCCCGCGTGGTCGACGTTGTTGCAGATCGTCAGCGGCATCGCATTCCTCCGCCGTGTCTTTGCCTGCCCGGTTCTCCCGTCCGGCCGGCCGGCCGCCGCTCAGTCCTGCGCCAGCACGCGGACGTAGCTGCCGGGCGCGTCCTCGATCGGCTTCAGCTTGCCGTCGCCCGGCTTGCGGGCGGCGACCAGCGGTCCGGCCTGCTTCTCGATCCACTTCTGCCATTCCGGCCACCAGCTGCCCGGCGTCTCGGCGGCGTTGCGCAGCCAGGTCTCCGCCGTCTTCGCGGCGCGGCTGGCGGTCCAGTAGGAGTATTTGTTGGCGCCCGGCGGGTTGATCACGCCGGCGATGTGGCCCGACGCGGCCAGGCAGAACCTGACCGGGCCGGCGAACAGGTTGGTGGCGGCGAAGGTCGAGGTCCACGGCGCGATATGGTCCTCGCGCGTCGACAGGAAGAAGCTGGGCGTGTCCACGGTCGACAGGTCGATCGGCACGCCGTCCAGCGTGATGCCGCCGGGCACCACCAGCCGGTTCTCCTGGTACATGTTGCGCAGGTAGAAGCTGTGCATCGCGGCCGGCATCCGCGTGGAATCCGAGTTCCAGTGCAGCAGGTCGAAGGGGAACGGGTCCTTGCCCATCAGGTAGTTGTTGACCACGAAGGTCCAGATCAGGTCGTTGGCGCGCAGCATGTTGAAGGTGGTGGCCATCTCGTGGCCCTCCAGGAAGCCGCGCTGGGCCATCCGCTCCTCCAGCGTCGCCAGCTGCTCCTCGTCGATGAACACGCCGAGCTCGCCGGGCTCGGAGAAGTCGATCATCGTGGTGAAGAAGGTGGCGCTGGCCACCCGCTTGTCGCCCTTCGCCTTCATGTAGGCCAGGGCGCAGGCCAGCAGGGTGCCGCCCAGGCAATAGCCGATGACGTTGACGCTCTTCTCGCCGGTCGCCTTCTCGATCGCGCCCAGCGCGGCCAGCGGCCCGTCCAGCATGTAGTGCTCGAAGCTCTGCTGCGCCATCTCGCGGTCCGGGTTGACCCAGGACACGACGAACACGGTGTGGCCCTGGTCGACCGCCCACTTGATGAACGAGTTCTTCGGCTGCAGGTCGAGGATGTAGTACTTGTTGATCCACGGCGGGATGATCAGCAGCGGCTTCTTGAACACCTTCTCGGTGGTCGGCTGGTACTGCAGCAGCTGCAGGAAATCGTTCGGGTAGACGACCTTGCCGGGCGTCACGGCGATGTTCTCGCCCAGCTTGAACACGTCGCTCTCGGTCATCTTGATGTGGAGCTGGCCCTTGCCGCGCTCCAGATCGCGCAGCAGGTTATCCAACCCTTTCAACAGGTTGTCGCCACCGCTTTCAACCGTCGTGCGAAGAACCTCGGGGTTGGTGACGACGAAGTTCGACGGTGCCATCGCATCGACGAACTGGCGGGTGTAGAAATCGACCTTCTTGGCGGTCTTGTCGTCGAGACCGTCGACGCTGCGCACGGTCGACTGCATCCAGCGCGCGGTCAGCAGGTAGCTCTGCTTGACGAAGTCGAACAGGGCGTTGTCGTCCCAGTCCGAGTGCTTGAAGCGGCGGTCGCCGCGCTCCGGCATGATCAGCGGCTCGGTCTCGTGGCCCATCATCCGCTTGGCCGAGTTGGTCCACAGGTCGACATAGGTCTGCCACAGGTCGATCTGCGCCTTCACCAGCTTGGCCGGGTTGGCCATCATCTGGGTGGTCATCTCGACGAAGGCGCCGGCGACGTTCAGCGGGTCGGACATGCCGAACTGGCCGCCGGACTGGCCGTTCTGCCGCTGCATGAAGTCGACGACGATCTTCTGGCTGCGCTCGGCGATCTTCGCGACGGTCTGGGCGATCGCCACCGGATCGGGAATCGTCTGCTGCGTCGCGTTGTCGTCGGCCATGTCGGGTTCCTTCGCTTGGCTCGGCTGCCGGTCCGCCTGCGCGCCGGTCACGGCAGAATAGCCGCACCGGCCGGCTGCGTGCACCGGGATGTTGGTGTGCGGGGCGATGGCGGCAAGGGATGTCGCAGGATCGTGTGCAAGGCCCGGTGCTTAGCACCATCCGTGCTGCACTGCACCATGAAAACCGCTGCCGCGCGCCGGCCGCATCGGCAGCGTCCTGCGGCTGCCGTTCCGCTGGACGTTCGCTACCGCAATCGGTTACCCAATGCTTCATGAAGGAGTCGGTGACGACAGGGGCGGCGACGATGCGAAATGCCACCAGGGCCGGGGCCGCGCTCGCGATCGCCTTGCTGGCGACCGGGTGCAGCGACTGGTTCAGCAGCGACGAGGCGCTCTATACCGGGCCCAGCGGGGTGACGCTGCGGGCGGACGAGACCTTCCCCAGCCTGGCCACGGTGCCGAACCGCCCGGACACCCAGTCGACGGAGGCCGAGCGCACGGCGGCGCTGGCCGAGCAGCGGCCGCTGGCGCCGACCGTCACCGGCAGCGCGACGCCGCCGGCGGTACCGGCCGCGCAGGCGTCGCTGGCGACGGCGGTCGCCCAGCCGATTGCACAGCCGATCGCCCAACCGATCGCACCCCAGCTGCCGCAGGGGCCGGTGCTGGTCGCCACCATCAACTTCGTGCTGGGGTCCGACAACCTGGACGGTCGCGACCGCGGCGTGCTGCGCGACGTGGTCACCCTGATCGGCCAGACCGGCCGCACGGTGACCGTGGTCGGCCATGCCAGTTCGCGCACCGCGGTGATGGACCCGAACCGGGCGCGGGCGATCAACTACGACCTCTCGGTCCGGCGGGCGACGGCGGTGGCGCGTGCGCTCGTCAGCCTGGGCGCGCCGGCCGACCGCGTGCTGGTCTATGCCGTCGGCGACGCCCAGCCGGTGTTCCACGAATGGATGGAGACCGGCGAGGTCGGCAACCAGCGGGCCGAGCTCTACCTGAACTAGCCGCTCGACGGCGCAAACAGGCCAATGCCGGGCGGCCGAAGCCCCGGCCCACGCCGAGACTTCGCAATGGACCAGGAATTCTACCGGATCAAGCGCCTGCCGCCCTATGTGTTCGCCCAGGTGAACGCCATGAAGGCCGCGGCACGCGCCGCCGGGCAGGACATCATCGATTTCGGCATGGGCAACCCGGACGGGGCCACGCCGCAGCACATCGTCGACAAGCTGGTGGAGACGGTGCGCGACGCCCGCACCCACCGTTATTCCAATTCGCGCGGCATTCCGGGGCTCAGGCGCGCCATCGCCGGCTACTACGGCCGCCGCTTCGGGGTGGAGATCGACCCGGAGCAGGAGGCGATCGTCACCCTCGGCTCCAAGGAGGGGCTGGCCAACCTCGCCCAGGCGATCACCAGCCCGGGCGACGTGGTGATCGTGCCGAACCCGAGCTATCCGATCCACGCCTTCGGCTTCATCATCGCCGGCGGCTCGGTGCGCCACCTGCCGGTGGTCAGCGACGCTGCCAACGAGCCCGGCCCGCACTTCCTGTCGGCGCTGGAGCGGGCGATCCGCCATTCGGTGCCGAAGCCGGTGGCGCTGGTCATCAACTATCCGTCGAACCCGACCGCGCAGGTCGCAAGCCTGGACTTCTACGCCGAGGTGGTCGGCATGTGCCGCCACCACGAGGTCTACCTGCTCAGCGACGTCGCCTATTCCGAGATCTATTTCGACGGCAACCCGCCGCCGTCGGTGCTGCAGGTGCCCGGCGCCAAGGACATCGCGGTCGAGTTCAGCTCGATGTCGAAGACCTACAACATGCCCGGCTGGCGCATCGGCTTCGCGGTCGGCAACCGCAAGCTGGTCGGTGCGCTTGCCCGGGTGAAGTCCTATCTCGACTACGGCGCGTTCACGCCGATCCAGGTGGCGGCGGCGACCGCCCTGAACGGCCCGCAGGACTGCGTCGACGAGATCCGCGCGGTCTACAAGGAACGGCGCGAGGTGTTGATCGACGGTCTCGCCGCCGCCGGCTGGCGCATCCCGCGGCCGCCGGCGACCATGTTCGCCTGGGCGCCGATCCCGGAGCCCTATGCCGCCTACGGCTCGCTGGAGTTCTCCAAGCTGCTGCTGCAGGAGGCCCAGGTCGCGGTCTCGCCCGGCGTCGGCTTCGGGAATACGGCGACGCGCACGTGCGCATCGCCCTGGTCGAGAACCCGCACCGTACCCGCCAGGCGGTGCGCTCGATCCGCCGGTTCCTGCAACGCCAGCCGATGCCCGCGGCGCTGGCCGCGCAATGACCCAGCCGCTGCGGATCGGGCTGGCCGGCCTCGGCACGGTCGGCGTCGGCGTCGTCAGGATGCTGCAGGCGCACGGCGACGCCATCGCCGCGCGCGCCGGGCGGCCGCTGCAGGTGGTCGCCGTCAGCGCGCGCAGCCGCGGCCGCGACCGCGGCGTCGACATCTCCGGCTATCGCTGGGTCGACGACCCGGTCTCGCTGGCACGCGACGACGGCATCGACGCGGTGGTCGAGCTGATCGGCGGCGCCGACGGCCCGGCACTGGCGCTGGCCGAGACCGCGCTGAAGGCGCGTCGCGGCGTGGTCACCGCCAACAAGGCGATGATCGCCGAGCACGGCAACGCGCTCGCCCGGCTGGCCGAGGCCAACGGTGCGCCGCTGGCGTTCGAGGCGGCGGTCGCCGGCGGCATCCCCATCGTCAAGGCGCTGCGCGAGGGCCTGGCCGGCAACCGCATCGAGCGCGTCTACGGCATCCTCAACGGCACCTGCAACTACATCCTGACCACGATGCGCGAGACCGGCCGCGCCTTCGGCGCCGTGCTGGAGGAGGCGCAGAAGCTGGGCTATGCCGAGGCCGACCCGACCTTCGACGTCGACGGCATCGACGCGGCCCACAAGCTGTCGATCCTGGCCAGCATCGCCTTCGGCACCGAGATCGACTTCGCCGGCGTGCACATCGAGGGCATCCGCCACGTCTCGCCGGTCGATATCGCCTTCGCCGACGAGCTCGGCTTCCGCATCAAGCTGATCGGCAGCGCGCGCCGCACCGGCTATGGCGTCGAGCAGCGCGTGCATCCGTGCATGGTGCCGCTGGCCGCGCCGATCGCCCATGTCGACGGCGTGTTCACCGCCGTGGTGGCCCAGGGCGACTTCGTCGACGACAGCGTCTACACCGGCCGCGGCGCCGGCGCCGGGCCGACCGCCTCGGCCGTGGTCGCCGACCTGATCGACCTCGCCGCCGGCCGGCGCGCGCCGATGCTGGGGGTGCCGGCCGACCGGCTGGCGCCGGCGAAGCGCTCGCCGATGGAGCACCATGTCGGCGCCTACTACGTGCGGCTGATGGTGCGCGACCGCCCCGGCGTGATCGCCGCGGTCTCCGCCATCCTGCGCGACGCGGCGATCAGCATGGAGGCGATCATCCAGCGCGGCCGCGCGCCGGACAGCATCGTGCCGGTGGTGATGACCACCCACGAATCGGAGGAGGCGGCGATGCGCGCGGCGCTGGCCGCGATCGACGGCCTGGAGGCGATGGCCGAGCCCGCCCGGATGATTCGCATAGAGGCTTTGTAACGGCGGCGTCGGCGGAAATTCACCCGCCTGTCGCCGGCTTGCGCTAGGCTCTGCCGCAACCGACCACGACCGGGGAGGGTCCGATGAACGCCAGCAACAGCGAGGCGGCCGGCAAGGCCGCCGCGATCAGCCAGAGCGACCGCAACCTGGCGCTGGAGGCTGTGCGCGTCACCGAGGCGGCGGCGCTGGCCGCCGCCCGCCAGGTCGGCCGCGGCGACGAGGAGGCGGCCGACCGCGCCGCCGTCGACGCCATGCGCCGGGCGCTGAACGGGCTGGCCATCGACGGCAAGGTGGTGATCGGCGAGGGCGAGCGCGACGAGGCGCCGATGCTCTATGTCGGCGAGCCGGTCGGGCTCGGCGTCGGCGGCAAGGGCGGCCCGCGCATCGACATCGCGCTCGACCCGCTGGAGGGCACCACCATCACCGCCATGGGCGGCATAACCGCCATGTCGGTGGTGGCGCTGCTTGGAGGAGAGCAGCCACACTCCGCCGGCTGTCCACATGAACAAGATCGCGGTCGGCGGCGGCCTGCGACGGCGTGGTCGACCTCGACCGGCCGGTCCACGACAACCTGAACGCGCTGGCGGAGGCCAAGGGCAAGGCGGTCGACGACCTGCTGGTCTGCATCCTCAACCGGCCGCGCCATGCCGAGCTGATCGCCGACGTGCGCGCCGCCGGCGCCCGCATCATGCTGATCCAGGACGGCGACGTCGCCGGCGTGATCGCCACCTCGCGGCCCGACACCAGCGTCGACATCTACATGGGCACCGGCGGCGCGCCGGAGGGGGTGCTGGCCGCCGCGGCGCTGCGCTGCATCGGCGGCCAGATGCAGGGCCGGCTGGTGTTCCGCAACGACGAGGAACGCGCCCGCGCCGACCGCTGCGGCATCGCCGACTACGACCGCAAATACGGCCTGCTCGACCTCGCCTCCGGCAACGTCATGTTCGCCGCCACCGGCGTCACCGACGGCCCGATGCTGCGCGGTGTGCGCATCTATGCCGAGGGCGCGCGCACCCATTCGCTGGTGATGCGCTCGAAGACCGGCACGGTGCGCGAGATCGAGGCTACCCACTCCTTCGCCCGCAAGGCCCAGCTCGACCCGACCTTCAGCCGGAAATGAGCAGGCCCGCGCGGCGGCCGCGCTAGACTGCAGCCATGCCCGACGGAGTCGTTCCCGGACTGCCCGACCGCGCCCGCTCGTTCACCGGCCGGCGCTGGGTCTGGCGTGCCGACGCCGCGGCCGACCCCGCCGCGGCGGAGCGGATGGCGGCGGCGATCGCGCGCGCCCACGGCGTGCCGGACGTGGCCGCGCGGCTGCTGGCCGGCCGCGGGCTCGACGTCGACGGCGCCGGCGCGTGGCTGGAGCCGCGGCTGCGCGACGCCATGCCCGATCCGTCGACCCTGGCCGACATGGACGCGGCGGCCGCCCGCATCGCGGCGGCGGTCACCGGCGGCGAGCGCATCGCCGTCTTCGGCGACTACGACGTCGACGGCGCCACCTCGTCGGCGCTGCT
This genomic window contains:
- a CDS encoding gamma carbonic anhydrase family protein; its protein translation is MPILAYRAVLPRIAPDAFVASTAVVAGDVWVGAQTGLWFGVIVRGDVNVVRIGARTNIQDGTVVHVSRIGQGTHIGDDVTVGHMALLHDCTLHDGCFVGMQACVMDGAVVESGAMVAAGALVTPGKRVPAGEVWAGRPAKAIRRLTPEEAADIPASAARYAALAAEYRDAG
- the phaC gene encoding class I poly(R)-hydroxyalkanoic acid synthase translates to MADDNATQQTIPDPVAIAQTVAKIAERSQKIVVDFMQRQNGQSGGQFGMSDPLNVAGAFVEMTTQMMANPAKLVKAQIDLWQTYVDLWTNSAKRMMGHETEPLIMPERGDRRFKHSDWDDNALFDFVKQSYLLTARWMQSTVRSVDGLDDKTAKKVDFYTRQFVDAMAPSNFVVTNPEVLRTTVESGGDNLLKGLDNLLRDLERGKGQLHIKMTESDVFKLGENIAVTPGKVVYPNDFLQLLQYQPTTEKVFKKPLLIIPPWINKYYILDLQPKNSFIKWAVDQGHTVFVVSWVNPDREMAQQSFEHYMLDGPLAALGAIEKATGEKSVNVIGYCLGGTLLACALAYMKAKGDKRVASATFFTTMIDFSEPGELGVFIDEEQLATLEERMAQRGFLEGHEMATTFNMLRANDLIWTFVVNNYLMGKDPFPFDLLHWNSDSTRMPAAMHSFYLRNMYQENRLVVPGGITLDGVPIDLSTVDTPSFFLSTREDHIAPWTSTFAATNLFAGPVRFCLAASGHIAGVINPPGANKYSYWTASRAAKTAETWLRNAAETPGSWWPEWQKWIEKQAGPLVAARKPGDGKLKPIEDAPGSYVRVLAQD
- a CDS encoding OmpA family protein; the protein is MRNATRAGAALAIALLATGCSDWFSSDEALYTGPSGVTLRADETFPSLATVPNRPDTQSTEAERTAALAEQRPLAPTVTGSATPPAVPAAQASLATAVAQPIAQPIAQPIAPQLPQGPVLVATINFVLGSDNLDGRDRGVLRDVVTLIGQTGRTVTVVGHASSRTAVMDPNRARAINYDLSVRRATAVARALVSLGAPADRVLVYAVGDAQPVFHEWMETGEVGNQRAELYLN
- a CDS encoding homoserine dehydrogenase; the encoded protein is MTQPLRIGLAGLGTVGVGVVRMLQAHGDAIAARAGRPLQVVAVSARSRGRDRGVDISGYRWVDDPVSLARDDGIDAVVELIGGADGPALALAETALKARRGVVTANKAMIAEHGNALARLAEANGAPLAFEAAVAGGIPIVKALREGLAGNRIERVYGILNGTCNYILTTMRETGRAFGAVLEEAQKLGYAEADPTFDVDGIDAAHKLSILASIAFGTEIDFAGVHIEGIRHVSPVDIAFADELGFRIKLIGSARRTGYGVEQRVHPCMVPLAAPIAHVDGVFTAVVAQGDFVDDSVYTGRGAGAGPTASAVVADLIDLAAGRRAPMLGVPADRLAPAKRSPMEHHVGAYYVRLMVRDRPGVIAAVSAILRDAAISMEAIIQRGRAPDSIVPVVMTTHESEEAAMRAALAAIDGLEAMAEPARMIRIEAL